The Saccharomycodes ludwigii strain NBRC 1722 chromosome II, whole genome shotgun sequence genome window below encodes:
- the TUM1 gene encoding thiosulfate sulfurtransferase (similar to Saccharomyces cerevisiae YOR251C | TUM1 | ThioUridine Modification), which translates to MSAYKLLSPEKAAKLLTSLLPSKQRVIPVDSSWYMPNMNRNGKEEYLKGPRLPNAVYFDIDDIKNHNLPYPHMLPDLQTFNKKMSELGLLPSDILIVYDNIGNFSSPRCAWTLTTLGHKDVYLLNTFAEYKALNLPLEYNVLLSANRFPKTNYESVIDHTEEQVVTYEEMERLFKDHLLKTKYNVYDARSLGRYLGKCPEPRPNFPSGHIPGTLSLPFTTVVDNKKFNKFDDSKEEIQNKINTFLKENNFPPYDPTKPTICMCGTGVSGVIIKTALENSGIKNIKLYDGSWTEWILKHKEGSKEDQNYIATGNAN; encoded by the coding sequence atGTCAGCTTATAAATTACTTTCACCTGAAAAGGCTGCTAAATTACTAACTAGCTTATTACCCTCTAAGCAAAGGGTTATACCAGTGGATTCATCATGGTATATGCCTAATATGAATAGGAATGGCAAAGAGGAATATTTGAAAGGGCCAAGGTTACCTAATGCTGTGTATTTTGACATAGACGATATCAAAAATCATAACTTGCCATATCCACATATGCTCCCAGATCTTCAAacttttaacaaaaaaatgagtgAGCTAGGTTTATTACCTTCTGATATTTTGATTGTTTATGACAATATTGGAAACTTTAGTTCTCCTAGGTGTGCTTGGACCCTAACAACGTTGGGTCATAAAGacgtatatttattaaacacATTTGCTGAATACAAAGCCTTAAATCTACCACTAGAGTAcaatgttttattatctgCAAATAGATTTCCTAAAACTAACTATGAAAGTGTCATTGATCATACGGAAGAACAGGTTGTGACTTATGAAGAAATGGAAAGGTTATTTAAGGATCATTTGCTCAAGACCAAATACAATGTTTATGATGCTAGATCATTGGGTAGATATTTAGGTAAATGCCCTGAACCAAGGCCAAATTTTCCGAGTGGTCATATACCAGGTACTTTATCATTACCATTTACTACCGTTGttgacaataaaaaatttaacaaatttgATGATTCAAAGGAAGAaatacaaaacaaaattaacacctttttaaaagaaaataatttccCACCTTATGATCCTACCAAACCTACAATCTGTATGTGTGGTACAGGAGTAAGTGgcgttattattaagacTGCTTTAGAAAATAGtggtattaaaaatattaaattatatgaTGGTAGTTGGACTGAATGGATTTTGAAACATAAAGAAGGAAGTAAGGAGGATCAAAATTATATTGCCACGGGTAATGCCAATTAA
- the NAT5 gene encoding peptide alpha-N-acetyltransferase subunit NAT5 (similar to Saccharomyces cerevisiae YOR253W | NAT5 | N-terminal AcetylTransferase), producing the protein MKMKMKHNEYNCELLDVTKNNIQNLYIISNKVLPIHYPMEYFYKILPFESYTTTSNKKKVVHGSKNEIFYTKLAAYHGIPIGCIKAKTLFNKNNIIPIGIYIEIIAILGPYRNKRIGRKLLNYVEDECKKSFIHKIYVHVSVNNLPAIKWYQKLGFVESDVLPNMYQLNDGNSCNAIIMVKTL; encoded by the coding sequence atgaaaatgaaaatgaagcaCAATGAATATAATTGTGAATTATTGGATGttaccaaaaataatatccaaAATCTCTAcataatttcaaataagGTACTGCCAATCCATTACCCAATGGAATATTTCTATAAAATACTCCCTTTTGAAAGTTATACAACTACCagcaacaaaaagaaagttgTACATGGTtctaaaaatgaaattttttacaCAAAATTAGCAGCATATCACGGTATACCAATTGGATGTATAAAGGCCAAAACtttattcaataaaaataacattataCCAATTGgaatatatattgaaataatagcaatccTCGGACCGTacagaaataaaagaatCGGTCGAAAATTATTGAACTATGTGGAAGATGAAtgtaaaaaatcatttattCATAAAATATACGTTCATGTTTCTGTCAACAACCTGCCTGCTATAAAATGGTACCAGAAGCTGGGTTTTGTAGAAAGTGATGTTTTACCCAATATGTACCAATTAAATGACGGCAATAGCTGCAATGCCATTATAATGGTTAAGACcttgtaa
- the ATG29 gene encoding Atg29p (similar to Saccharomyces cerevisiae YPL166W | ATG29 | AuTophaGy related), with protein MNGKNTVVYIKVHGRNRDGFIDPPNFEWTKGSEDLLWLEISRMQEKNIINWDNLAKKFNVPRYFIENRVYALLSRQMHMLDIVNSNTKNNTIVNKSNEDVNSVNDNNNNNNNNNNNNNNNNNNVVEHLQTSKILRLNVDSSNSTTDVNNTNFLKNNNHDQKNTFVNGHDNKYDDDDDDDDNLSNLSVSKSALEEALLDKLQL; from the exons atgaatgGCAAGAATACTGTTGTGTATATAAAAGTTCATGGAAGAAACAGAGATGGGTTTATTGACCCACCAAAT ttTGAATGGACCAAAGGTAGCGAAGATTTATTGTGGTTGGAAATCTCACGTAtgcaagaaaaaaatatcattaattGGGACAATTTGGccaaaaaattcaatgtACCCAGATATTTTATAGAAAACAGGGTATACGCCCTTTTGTCAAGGCAAATGCATATGTTAGATATTGTGAATAGTAATACCAAGAATAATACTATTGTTAACAAAAGTAACGAAGATGTCAACAGTgtcaatgataataataataataataataataataataataataataataataataataataatgttgtaGAACATTTACAGActtctaaaatattaagGTTAAACGTAGATTCGTCTAACTCAACGACAGATGTcaataatacaaattttttgaagaataataatcatgATCAGAAAAACACTTTTGTTAATGGTCATGACAACAAATATGACGACGATGACGACGACGATGATAATTTATCAAATCTTAGTGTTAGTAAATCAGCATTAGAAGAAGCCTTGTTGGATAAGTTACAGCTTTAA
- the REV3 gene encoding DNA-directed DNA polymerase (similar to Saccharomyces cerevisiae YPL167C | REV3 | REVersionless) yields MDSTLDNEEVLRLQINSYDVYHVEPSPCLDGCKTMTQSETQLPKKPKPFNQVPIIRIYGCLPSGYTVLLHIHGIFPYFYINYNGTSKDSIDTINFNCELLHNLLEKKADSLFAFKNRENSNGILMDSYNYIANVEVVKGIKFYGYHTKFSCFYKISLLNEKISNKVQDILRSGQIMDFNFDIYEGHIPFFTQFCVDYNLYGCSWIKLKNFFFRDPIINNLNGMNALWDADNSLEKKFSNMNNHILPRADYPRMGRTLLEIDILPQFILNREKLEFINPLSDKNTSLHVTSTSEIWQNIQLKRSELGLPVYTAQPVLTRNSTNIKWQDDKDIEQFYQQAKRKMADGASKLKSYANVSNANMLNFLPMENEVISSLWPECTEKRLDKLFINQQYPNTVDHKIVDETNYNNVPDNQLSQDLIKNESETIDNRSSSMSHEFSLIQNFPKKRQTLSFTKTLLKRPKISNDYSGLTVYNKKHTYCYEAEEFELKFFEMNKDLESMAIPVIAYHDPYFSNPKDLEEGKIFSYADRIFKINSNHLSCRTPVKFQNILLNMPKCESRITMNTWEYIPEPPTFDEVKNTNIIKNSITQFASQIKHEENSQREKITRMFEHNNYTKKNQIYNNLTAFHLEIHVNTRYAFYPDPKLDCISAIFWKFTNTLVDIGCSNEGIFIFDSNIDILKGKIASLFPDISIVYFDSEREMLTSLGQLILLLDPDILAGYEIHQNSWGYVIERCNICFKFDFCSEISRVQYKATNKVDDHWGYTHASAICIAGRHILNIWRILRSELNLSKYNIENVVDNVLSLRLPHYSFENLTKFWEDRDTNNHSLTVVINYWLCRVRLDDLLIDKIGFLFRTAEQARLIGIDFYSVFYRGSQYKVESILLRLCKAQHYILFSPTKTQVIKQKPLECVPLVMEPFSSFYKSPLVVLDFQSLYPSVMIAYNYCYSTILGNIRNIKEEGNKLGVVSYSLPEDIFTELSREDINISPNGIAFVKPKIRKSTLSSMLENILETRIMVKKTAESSGGKDWSLERLLNNIQFGLKLIANVTYGYTSASFSGRMPCSEIADSIVQTGREILEHAIRTIENNNEWGAKVVYGDTDSLFVYLPGKTRDEAFKCGREIAKKITSSNLAPISLKLEKVYHPCILVSKKRYVGYSYQNEADLLPKFDAKGIETIRRDGHMAQRKIMKESLKILFDTQDLSQVKAYLQSQFAKIFSGKLSIRDFCFTKEVRSGCYENESTMPPGALLARNIEKEDHRKKLQYKERMPYVIIKKPKGTKLKEKCITPEDFLQNMGTYELDTDYYITKTIIGPLNRLFNLIGIDINNWYQNEQNVFHRNSTFLNSKWTNFKRNINENSQLCDKVKSGRLIRKSLFDTLKREYELKSINDVCRNCIANVYERDSLSVSQDSISKCDSQDCAVYYSRIKILNCLNDEEHKRRVDLLKNPNKIDW; encoded by the coding sequence ATGGATTCTACATTAGACAACGAAGAAGTATTACGACTTCAAATTAACTCTTATGATGTATATCATGTTGAACCTTCACCATGTTTAGACGGTTGTAAAACGATGACACAGTCAGAGACCCAATTACCAAAAAAGCCTAAACCATTTAATCAAGTTCCAATAATTAGAATTTATGGTTGTTTGCCATCAGGATATACTGTACTATTACACATACACGGTATTTTcccttatttttatataaattataacgGGACTTCAAAAGATTCAATAGATACTATAAACTTTAACTGTGAATTACTTCACAATTTACTAGAGAAAAAAGCAGATTCTCTTTTtgcatttaaaaataggGAAAACAGTAATGGTATATTAATGGATAGTTACAACTATATTGCAAATGTTGAAGTTGTTAAAggtattaaattttatggTTACCATACCAAATTCAGTTGCTTTTATAAGATTAGTTTGTTAAACGAAAAGATCTCTAATAAGGTACAAGACATATTAAGATCTGGTCAAATCATGGACTTTAACTTTGACATTTATGAAGGTcatattcctttttttacaCAATTTTGTGTTGATTACAATTTATATGGCTGCTCCTGgattaaattgaaaaactttttttttagggatccaattattaataatttaaatggtATGAACGCACTATGGGATGCTGATAATTCTTtggagaaaaaattttctaataTGAACAACCATATTTTACCAAGGGCTGACTATCCAAGAATGGGGCGTACACTATTAGAAATTGATATTTTGCCTCAATTTATACTTAATAGAGAAAAACTGGAATTTATTAATCCATTATCTGACAAAAATACTTCTTTGCATGTTACATCTACAAGTGAAATTTGGCAAAACAttcaattgaaaagaagCGAATTAGGACTGCCTGTTTATACTGCCCAACCTGTTCTGACTAGAAACTctacaaatattaaatggCAAGATGATAAAGATATAGAAcaattttatcaacaaGCCAAGCGGAAAATGGCGGATGGTGCttccaaattaaaaagcTATGCCAATGTATCAAATGCCAATATGTTGAATTTTTTACCGATGGAAAATGAGGTGATTTCCAGTTTATGGCCAGAATGTACGGAAAAAAGGTTGGATAAACTGTTTATAAATCAACAATATCCTAATACTGTAGACCACAAAATTGTGGATGaaacaaattataataatgtaCCAGATAATCAGTTATCTCaagatttaattaaaaatgagtCTGAAACAATCGACAATCGTTCCTCATCAATGTCTCATgaattttcattaatacaaaattttccaaaaaaaagacaaactTTAAGTTTTACgaaaactttattaaaaagacCTAAGATTTCTAATGATTATTCTGGTTTAACTGTGTACAATAAGAAACATACTTACTGCTACGAGGCGGAAGAatttgaattaaaattcTTTGAAATGAATAAAGATTTAGAAAGTATGGCAATTCCCGTCATTGCTTACCACGATCCATATTTTTCCAATCCGAAAGATTTAGAGGAGGGCAAAATTTTCTCATATGCCGatagaatttttaaaattaattctaATCACTTATCCTGTAGAACACCTGTtaaatttcaaaacattTTGTTAAATATGCCCAAGTGTGAAAGCCGTATCACGATGAATACATGGGAATATATTCCAGAACCACCCACATTTGATGAAGTTAAAAAcaccaatattattaaaaactcAATTACACAATTTGCGTCTCAAATTAAGCATGAAGAAAATTCGcagagagaaaaaataactagGATGTTTGAGCATAACAATTATACTAAGAAAAACCAAATATACAACAACTTGACTGCTTTTCACTTAGAAATACATGTGAATACAAGATATGCTTTTTACCCAGATCCCAAACTTGATTGTATCAGTGctattttttggaaatttaCCAATACATTAGTGGATATCGGTTGTTCAAACGAAGgcatttttatatttgatagCAACATCGATATTCTCAAAGGCAAAATTGCATCCTTATTTCCGGACATTTCgattgtttattttgatagTGAACGTGAAATGCTAACTTCCCTTGGCCAATTGATTTTGCTTTTAGATCCAGATATACTTGCAGGTTACGAGATTCATCAAAATTCATGGGGATATGTGATAGAACGTTGCAATATCTGTTTCAAATTTGATTTCTGTAGCGAAATATCCAGAGTGCAATATAAGGCAACGAATAAAGTTGACGATCATTGGGGCTACACACATGCTTCTGCAATCTGTATAGCAGGAAGACATATTCTAAATATATGGAGAATTCTGAGATCTGAGTTGaatctttcaaaatataatattgaaaacGTTGTTGATAATGTATTAAGTCTTAGATTACCACATTattcttttgaaaatttgacCAAATTTTGGGAGGATAGAGACACTAATAATCATTCACTAACAGTTGTTATCAACTATTGGCTATGCAGAGTAAGATTAGACGATTTGCTAATAGATAAGATTGGGTTTTTGTTTAGAACTGCAGAGCAAGCGAGGCTAATTGGCATTGACTTTTATTCCGTTTTTTACAGAGGCTCACAGTACAAAGTTGAATCCATATTATTAAGATTATGTAAGGCCCAGCattatatattgttttcGCCTACAAAGACACAGGTTATAAAGCAAAAACCTTTAGAATGTGTACCATTGGTCATGGAACCATTTTCTAGTTTCTATAAAAGTCCATTAGTGGTATTAGATTTCCAGTCTTTATATCCTTCTGTTATGATTGCATATAACTATTGTTATTCTACAATCCTTGGTAACAtaagaaatataaaagaagagGGGAATAAACTTGGTGTTGTATCTTATTCCTTGCCAGAAGATATTTTTACTGAGCTTAGCAGAGAAGACATCAACATATCACCCAATGGTATTGCGTTTGTAAAACCTAAAATTAGGAAATCTACCTTGTCCAGCATgttagaaaatatattagaAACAAGGATAATGGTTAAAAAAACAGCGGAAAGCTCAGGCGGGAAAGATTGGTCGCTAGAGAGACTATTAAACAATATACAATTTGGTTTGAAATTAATAGCCAATGTGACATATGGATATACATCTGCTTCATTTTCTGGAAGAATGCCATGTTCTGAAATTGCAGATAGCATTGTTCAAACAGGCCGTGAAATTTTGGAACATGCAATAAGAACtattgaaaacaataatgaatGGGGTGCCAAAGTGGTATATGGTGATACTGATAGTTTGTTTGTGTATTTACCGGGGAAAACAAGAGATGAAGCATTTAAATGTGGGAGGGAAATTgcgaaaaaaattacttcCTCGAACTTGGCACCAATCAGCTTGAAACTTGAAAAAGTTTATCATCCATGCATATTAGttagtaaaaaaagatatgtAGGATATTCATACCAAAATGAGGCAGATTTACTTCCCAAATTTGATGCAAAAGGTATAGAAACTATTAGAAGGGATGGTCATATGgcacaaagaaaaattatgaaggaaagtttgaaaattttgtttgatACACAGGACCTTTCCCAAGTTAAAGCATACCTCCAATCGCAATTTGCTAAGATTTTTTCTGGGAAGTTATCTATTCGagatttttgttttacaaAAGAAGTTCGGTCTGGGTGTTATGAGAATGAGAGTACAATGCCACCGGGTGCACTTTTGGCAAGgaatattgaaaaagaggaccatagaaaaaagttacaatataaagaaagaatGCCTTATGTAATCATTAAGAAACCAAAGGGAACAAAGTTAAAAGAGAAATGCATTACACCTGAAGATTTTCTACAAAACATGGGCACATATGAACTGGACActgattattatattactaAAACCATAATTGGCCCATTAAACAGACTATTTAACTTAATTGgtattgatattaataactgGTATCAAAATGAGCAGAATGTTTTTCACAGAAACAGTacctttttaaattcaaaatggactaactttaaaagaaacattaatgaaaatagtCAATTATGTgataaagttaaaagtGGGAGACTTATTAGAAAATCATTATTTGATACTTTAAAAAGAGaatatgaattaaaaagtattaatGATGTATGCAGAAATTGTATTGCTAATGTTTATGAAAGAGACAGCTTATCTGTATCACAAGACAGTATATCAAAGTGTGATTCTCAGGATTGTGCTGTGTATTATTCTAggattaaaattttaaattgcTTAAATGATGAGGAACATAAAAGAAGGGTTGATCTTTTGAAAAACCCGAACAAAATTGATTGGTAA
- the MRX4 gene encoding Mrx4p (similar to Saccharomyces cerevisiae YPL168W | MRX4 | Mitochondrial oRganization of gene eXpression (MIOREX)), which produces MLEAYRSISLPLKKLFYSTNVKIKHNHNISWSDLVAIPNLGKKKSLTLFKKLIAEPNTFNNYIGKDILYSLLEKTNPKAKNLTELRRLIIQGKISDDIIYNCIKNKLVINIASPKLTNTNSHVVSNNKPSSDINIDLEDTKKKYPVINKDIISEKIIPEFKIEKYPQSTQSSKELNKKDIDLVSLKEYLSNAKAKKEILGYLDKKQNTIKQKIKPFQWSEIISRDAPIIKSSQNLSLSELFIPKFASRFLLKNNKFSCTNNDFHRSNKIVNNLSNENIQQLMMYDINDKSEHILNPLDIHTLPIEVKDLFSVINGNFTTQPDQILNIIENFQNSDKTWVLMGTISGDPNKIIFKKISNATDEKALKTKNNDTQSLFLLRIPILVIFLGLAYYFVRKLTTEEISRHKGRNNDEKQE; this is translated from the coding sequence ATGTTAGAAGCATATAGAAGTATATCTTTgcctttaaaaaaactgtttTATAGCACAAAtgtcaaaataaaacataacCATAACATATCCTGGTCAGATTTAGTTGCTATACCCAATttagggaaaaaaaagtctcTAACTCTGTTCAAAAAGCTGATTGCAGAGCCAAACACCTTTAATAATTACATAGGAAAAGATATTTTGTACAGTCTATTAGAGAAAACCAATCCGAAAGCCAAAAATCTAACTGAATTACGTAGATTAATTATTCAGGGGAAAATATCagatgatattatttacaATTGCATAAAAAATAAGCTGGTAATTAATATTGCGTCACCTAAATTGACTAATACAAATTCACATGTGGTTTCTAACAATAAACCTTCTTCAGATATAAATATTGATTTGGaagatacaaaaaaaaaatatcccGTTATTAATAaggatattattagtgaaaaaataatacctgaatttaaaatagaaaaatacCCTCAATCAACACAGTCTAGTAAAGAACTCAATAAAAAGGATATTGATTTGGTATCTTTAAAGGAATATTTATCCAATGCTAAAgctaaaaaagaaatattaggATATTTAGATAAGAAACAAAATAcgataaaacaaaaaattaaaccgTTTCAATGGTCAGAAATTATATCAAGAGATGCACCAATTATAAAATCATCCCAAAATCTTTCTTTATCTGAACTTTTCATTCCCAAATTTGCCAGTAGATTTTTActgaaaaataacaaattttctTGTACCAATAATGACTTCCATAGAAGTAACAAAATCGTTAACAATCTATCTAATGAAAATATCCAACAGCTAATGATGTACGATATCAATGATAAATCCGAGCATATCTTAAATCCCCTTGATATTCATACTCTACCGATTGAAGtcaaagatttatttagtGTAATTAACGGTAACTTTACAACCCAGCCTGATcagattttaaatattattgaaaattttcaaaattctGATAAGACTTGGGTTTTGATGGGAACAATTTCCGGGGatccaaataaaattatttttaaaaaaatttctaatGCAACAGATGAGAAAGcattaaaaactaaaaataacgaTACacaaagtttatttttattacggATCCCTATtttggtaatatttttaggCCTAGCTTACTATTTTGTTAGAAAATTAACAACAGAGGAAATATCAAGGCATAAAGGTAgaaataatgatgaaaagCAAGAGTAA
- the TMA16 gene encoding Tma16p (similar to Saccharomyces cerevisiae YOR252W | TMA16 | Translation Machinery Associated): MPVGKSLIKVQKSIGKNKHKVHPKGRKFAQLARASLRDSKVAAKKKAYQDQKSNALLRYKFIQDIINSNSFKEKTTFSPQELFIFIEQFIARDDEEIKDLESKKKPNRPTSNKQLLLENKRKLEKNEFQTGFLCCDLTDVDSVKALRNWNGTFGGLNNFKKIRINSKAEILNNSALNDVEMK, from the coding sequence atGCCTGTTGGTAAGTCATTAATTAAAGTTCAAAAATCCattggtaaaaataaacacaaAGTTCATCCAAAAGGTCGTAAGTTTGCACAGTTAGCTAGAGCATCCTTGCGTGATTCTAAGGTAGCGGCTAAAAAGAAAGCCTATCAAGATCAAAAATCTAATGCATTGTTACGATACAAATTTATACAGGACATCATAAATTCGAATtcatttaaagaaaaaacaacattTAGTCCACAAgaattgtttatatttatcgAACAGTTCATAGCAAgagatgatgaagaaattaaagatttggaatcaaaaaaaaaaccgaATAGACCAACTTCAAATAAACAGcttttattagaaaataaaagaaaattagaaaaaaacgAATTTCAAACTGGTTTCCTATGTTGCGATCTAACAGATGTTGATTCAGTCAAAGCCTTAAGAAATTGGAACGGTACTTTTGGTGGATTGaacaactttaaaaaaatacgtATTAATTCTAAAGcagaaattttaaataattctgCTTTAAATGATGTTGAAATGAAATAG
- the SET6 gene encoding Set6p (similar to Saccharomyces cerevisiae YPL165C | SET6 | SET domain-containing), translating to MTVTPEILPISTYFDIKQTSYGGRAVFANKEICKDTKVLVCDHPLSSFISYPFRKEVCCYCFHYNNGKTLKFKIPEAELWFCSQNCLMSFNNIQFVDILIDSFSKLSQRFQQCKKRLNSSNFDEQQLNLSDKTDDEIQDFIEANWKNINNIWIPSVSNHDTNSGTNIIHVKNKANKVNNQQQKNLSKCPLINEEEFTESRFITQLLFHMQICNENLHREVFTNLQSNELEMIKRFPPLLFSQIKIFQNLYIILPTELQKFLNTATFRQILGSEYANAFGIWELSDADQDSRELFGSGLYAEASFFNNSCQPNLVKTRNGHQMFFKVIKDIEAGEELCINYGNNTAMDISERQKYLFENWFFHCACTKCKTECLKL from the coding sequence aTGACGGTTACTCCAGAAATTTTGCCTATTTCTACttattttgatataaaacaaactaGTTATGGGGGTCGTGCAGTATTTgcaaataaagaaatttgTAAGGATACCAAAGTTTTGGTATGCGATCACCCATTATCTAGCTTTATAAGTTATCCTTTTAGAAAGGAGGTATGCTGTTATTGTTTCCATTATAACAATGGAAAAACtttgaaatttaaaataccCGAGGCAGAGTTATGGTTTTGTTCTCAAAATTGCCTGATGAgctttaataatatacaatttgttgatatattaattgatagtttttcaaaattatcgCAGAGATTTCAACAATGCAAAAAACGTTTAAACTCATCTAATTTTGATGAACAACAACTTAATCTAAGTGATAAAACCGATGATGAAATTCAAGATTTTATTGAAGCTAATTGGAAgaatataaacaatatatGGATTCCATCTGTTTCCAACCATGATACCAATTCAGGTACAAATATTATCcatgttaaaaataaggccaacaaagtaaataatcaacaacaaaagaattTAAGTAAATGCCCACTGATCAACGAAGAAGAATTCACTGAGTCTCGATTCATTACACAACTTTTATTTCACATGCAAATATGTAATGAAAATCTGCATCGGGAGGTATTTACAAATTTGCAATCTAACGAATTAGAAATGATCAAAAGATTTCCCCCCCTGTTATTTtcacaaattaaaatatttcaaaacttgtatataatattacCCACTGAATTGCAAAAATTTCTAAATACTGCCACATTTCGCCAAATTTTGGGTTCAGAATATGCTAATGCATTTGGTATTTGGGAATTGAGCGATGCCGACCAGGATTCCAGAGAATTATTTGGCAGTGGCCTATATGCTGAGGcttcatttttcaataattcaTGTCAACCAAATTTGGTTAAAACCAGAAATGGTCatcaaatgttttttaaagtaATTAAAGATATTGAAGCGGGCGAGGAGCTGTGTATCAATTATGGTAATAATACAGCCATGGATATTTCTGAACGCcagaaatatttatttgagaACTGGTTCTTCCATTGTGCTTGCACAAAGTGTAAGACAGAGTGTTTAAAGCTGTAA